In Pseudoalteromonas carrageenovora IAM 12662, the following proteins share a genomic window:
- a CDS encoding DUF3307 domain-containing protein: MAFSLLLVALIIVHLLADFYWQPMSWVNDRNTRHFKAKKLYFHVLVHGITSAIILTLWEYTFGWQQLSTVLLATAVIMLSHYFIDIAKSYSNKGVVPFLLDQIAHIAVIIALCIYITDNQSLIAYVSALATNPKVLWVVCGYLIILSPSAVFIRMMLERLTANFSSEGSLALAGQSIGMIERVLMLSFILLDQFAGLGFLLAAKSVFRFGDLSASKDKKLTEYVMLGTLLSVSVTLFIGLGVNYLIR; this comes from the coding sequence ATGGCATTTTCGTTATTGCTCGTGGCGCTTATTATTGTCCACCTTCTCGCTGACTTTTACTGGCAACCTATGAGCTGGGTAAACGATAGAAATACCCGCCACTTTAAGGCTAAAAAGCTCTACTTTCATGTGCTAGTTCATGGCATTACGAGCGCTATAATTCTTACTCTTTGGGAATATACATTTGGCTGGCAGCAACTAAGTACTGTGTTACTTGCCACAGCTGTAATTATGCTTAGCCATTACTTTATTGATATTGCTAAGTCGTATTCAAATAAAGGGGTTGTGCCGTTTTTACTCGACCAAATAGCGCATATAGCCGTAATAATAGCGCTGTGTATTTATATAACCGATAACCAAAGTTTAATCGCTTACGTAAGCGCACTTGCCACAAACCCTAAAGTACTCTGGGTTGTATGCGGATATTTAATTATATTAAGCCCAAGTGCCGTATTTATAAGAATGATGCTAGAGAGGCTCACCGCTAACTTTTCAAGTGAGGGCAGCTTGGCATTGGCTGGGCAAAGCATTGGCATGATAGAGCGTGTATTAATGCTAAGCTTTATATTACTTGATCAATTTGCGGGGCTTGGCTTTTTGCTCGCTGCAAAGTCGGTATTTAGGTTTGGCGATTTAAGTGCCAGTAAAGATAAAAAGCTCACCGAATATGTAATGCTAGGCACCTTATTAAGTGTAAGTGTTACCCTGTTTATAGGATTAGGCGTTAACTATTTGATTAGGTAG
- a CDS encoding DEAD/DEAH box helicase, which translates to MSFDGLGLSQSLVNAVLEKGYETPTPIQAQAIPAIIERRDVMAAAQTGTGKTAGFTLPLIERLSSGPKAKSNHVRALILAPTRELALQVSENVEEYAKHSDVSSFVVYGGVKINPQMQRLRKGVDILVATPGRLIDLHNQNAVKFDSVEVLVLDEADRMLDMGFIHDIKRLIAKMPAKRQNLMFSATFSDDIRALAKGLINDPVEISVAAKNTTAKSVTQSVYAVDKPRKTALLSHLIRSNDWQQVLVFSRTKHGANRLVKQLERDDIVGAAIHGNKSQGARVKALDGFKSGEVRVLVATDIVARGLDIVELPHVVNYDLPNVYEDYVHRIGRTGRAGASGHAISFVTTEDAVDLYGIERFIGELIPRAEEEGFEPVNPVAERALDARPLPAKKPKKKQPFNKPKSDSSKPNSKKPNNGGNGTGPRRGGSKKPAAKTDDNAQNPWAKRQSVGGNGQRRRRTNND; encoded by the coding sequence ATGAGTTTTGATGGTTTAGGTTTATCACAGTCTTTAGTTAATGCGGTTTTAGAAAAGGGCTATGAAACGCCAACGCCTATTCAGGCTCAAGCAATTCCTGCAATTATTGAACGTCGCGATGTTATGGCGGCTGCGCAAACAGGTACTGGTAAAACCGCAGGTTTTACGTTACCGCTAATTGAGCGTTTATCGTCGGGCCCTAAAGCTAAAAGCAATCACGTACGTGCACTTATATTAGCGCCAACTCGTGAGCTTGCATTGCAAGTTAGCGAAAACGTAGAAGAGTACGCTAAGCACTCTGACGTAAGTTCGTTTGTAGTGTATGGCGGTGTTAAAATTAACCCGCAAATGCAGCGCCTTCGTAAAGGGGTTGATATTTTAGTAGCCACGCCGGGTCGATTAATTGATTTACATAATCAAAATGCAGTTAAGTTTGATAGTGTTGAAGTACTCGTGCTTGATGAAGCTGACCGCATGCTTGATATGGGCTTTATTCACGATATTAAACGCCTTATTGCTAAAATGCCTGCTAAACGCCAAAATCTTATGTTCTCAGCAACATTTTCAGACGATATTCGTGCATTAGCAAAAGGCCTAATAAACGATCCTGTTGAAATTTCAGTTGCAGCAAAAAACACCACGGCTAAAAGTGTAACGCAAAGTGTTTATGCAGTAGACAAACCACGTAAAACAGCATTATTAAGCCACTTAATTCGTAGCAACGATTGGCAGCAAGTTTTAGTATTTAGCCGCACTAAACACGGTGCTAACCGCTTGGTTAAACAACTTGAGCGCGACGATATAGTAGGCGCAGCTATTCATGGTAATAAATCACAAGGCGCACGTGTAAAAGCACTTGATGGTTTTAAAAGCGGAGAAGTACGTGTACTTGTAGCGACTGATATTGTGGCACGCGGCCTTGATATTGTTGAGCTTCCGCATGTTGTTAACTATGACTTACCAAATGTATATGAAGATTACGTACACCGTATTGGTCGTACAGGTCGTGCTGGTGCGTCTGGTCATGCGATTTCGTTTGTAACAACTGAAGATGCAGTAGATTTATACGGCATTGAGCGCTTTATTGGGGAGCTTATTCCTCGTGCTGAAGAAGAAGGTTTTGAGCCAGTAAACCCAGTAGCTGAGCGTGCATTAGATGCTCGCCCGTTACCAGCTAAAAAGCCTAAGAAAAAACAGCCTTTCAATAAACCTAAATCTGATAGCAGCAAGCCTAACAGTAAAAAGCCAAACAATGGCGGTAATGGTACAGGCCCTCGTCGTGGTGGTTCTAAAAAGCCAGCAGCCAAAACAGATGATAATGCACAAAACCCATGGGCAAAACGCCAATCGGTTGGTGGTAATGGCCAGCGTCGTCGTCGCACAAATAACGATTAA
- a CDS encoding DUF1801 domain-containing protein, translating into MTLKTKANQITLKQCLESIDSKRIEDTQTLLALFEKVTQSKPVLWGKDIIGFDHYNYKYDSGRTGEWPITGFSPRKTKLSIYIMPGFDHPKIAVLLDKLGKHSLGKSCLYVTKLENIDLAILEQIIAESVLIMRQTYPKN; encoded by the coding sequence ATGACATTAAAAACTAAAGCTAATCAAATAACACTTAAGCAATGCCTAGAAAGTATAGATTCAAAACGTATTGAAGACACACAAACCTTACTAGCACTGTTTGAAAAAGTAACCCAGTCAAAGCCCGTTCTATGGGGTAAAGATATTATAGGCTTTGATCACTACAACTATAAATACGACTCAGGCCGTACAGGCGAATGGCCAATCACCGGCTTTTCACCACGTAAAACTAAGCTTTCTATTTATATTATGCCCGGGTTTGATCACCCCAAAATAGCGGTATTATTAGATAAGCTTGGTAAACATAGCCTAGGTAAAAGCTGTTTGTACGTGACGAAATTAGAAAATATCGATTTAGCTATACTTGAGCAAATAATTGCTGAGTCAGTTTTAATAATGAGGCAAACATACCCAAAAAATTAA
- a CDS encoding isopenicillin N synthase family dioxygenase: MQLPTVDYKAPDAAAHFVESLRNTGFGVLKNHPIPQSLVESIYKNWQDFFNSEQKHDFLFSKETQDGYFPPSVSEVAKGFTIKDIKEYFHVYPKGRVPAQLEADVREYYRLANEFAATLLSWVQAEAPADVRAKFSIDLKDMIADSEQTLLRILHYPPMTGDEEPGAIRAAAHGDINLLTVLPASNEPGLQVQKTDGGWLDVPCDFGSLIINIGDMLQEASGGYFPSTIHRVINPTGKASSKSRISLPLFLHPRPDVVLSERYTADSYLQERLRELGVK, from the coding sequence ATGCAATTACCTACTGTTGATTATAAAGCTCCCGATGCGGCTGCTCACTTTGTTGAATCGTTAAGAAATACTGGCTTTGGTGTATTAAAAAACCACCCAATCCCACAATCTTTAGTTGAGTCTATTTATAAAAATTGGCAAGACTTTTTTAACTCAGAGCAAAAGCACGACTTTTTATTCTCTAAAGAGACTCAAGACGGTTATTTTCCGCCTTCAGTATCTGAAGTAGCGAAAGGCTTTACAATAAAAGACATTAAAGAGTACTTTCATGTTTACCCTAAAGGCCGTGTTCCAGCGCAGCTTGAAGCTGACGTACGTGAGTATTACCGCTTAGCTAACGAGTTTGCTGCAACGCTTTTAAGTTGGGTTCAAGCAGAAGCTCCTGCAGATGTACGTGCTAAGTTTTCTATTGATTTAAAAGACATGATTGCTGATTCTGAGCAAACATTATTACGTATCCTTCATTACCCTCCAATGACGGGTGACGAAGAGCCTGGTGCTATTCGCGCCGCTGCACATGGTGATATTAACTTATTAACTGTATTACCGGCGTCTAACGAGCCTGGTTTACAAGTTCAAAAAACAGATGGCGGTTGGTTAGATGTACCATGTGATTTTGGCAGCTTAATTATTAATATTGGTGACATGCTTCAAGAAGCGTCGGGTGGTTATTTCCCATCGACTATTCACCGTGTAATTAACCCAACGGGTAAAGCATCTAGTAAGTCGCGTATTTCGTTGCCACTATTTTTACACCCACGTCCTGATGTTGTGCTTTCTGAGCGCTACACTGCAGATAGTTACTTGCAAGAGCGTTTACGCGAGCTAGGTGTTAAGTAA
- a CDS encoding bifunctional alpha/beta hydrolase/OsmC family protein, translated as MRQKVSFKSGDLELAGQLERPSGDIKFYALFTHCFTCGKDIAAATRISRALTQQGIAVLRFDFTGLGNSDGDFANSNFSSNIQDLIAAADHLRKNFEAPQLLIGHSLGGAAVLAAAEHIPEISAITTIGAPSDAQHVAHNFEAHLDEINAAGEAKVSLAGREFTIKKQFVDDIAKYDRSHISKLKRALLVMHSPVDATVNISEAEKIYASAKHPKSFISLDNADHLLSNKNDADYAATIIANWANRYVKYDKAGYSAKLEGGKVLVEEKDHIFTQHVSTKDHTWLADEPLKVGGNNLGPDPYDHILAGLGACTSMTLRMYATLKKLPLDHVKVELEHTRDYYKDCDNGECTQNLEAITRKITLRGDLTEAQRQRLLEIADKCPVHKTLHNSPLVVSELVE; from the coding sequence ATGCGACAAAAAGTATCTTTTAAAAGCGGTGATTTAGAACTTGCCGGCCAACTCGAACGCCCATCAGGCGACATAAAATTTTATGCACTCTTTACCCACTGCTTTACTTGCGGTAAAGATATTGCTGCCGCAACGCGTATTAGCCGAGCATTAACGCAACAAGGCATAGCCGTACTGCGTTTTGATTTTACCGGCCTTGGTAATAGCGATGGCGACTTTGCCAACAGTAATTTTTCTTCAAACATTCAAGACTTAATTGCCGCAGCCGATCACTTACGTAAAAACTTCGAAGCCCCACAGTTATTAATTGGCCACAGCTTAGGCGGCGCAGCCGTACTTGCAGCCGCTGAACACATTCCTGAAATATCAGCGATTACAACTATTGGAGCACCATCAGATGCGCAGCATGTAGCGCATAATTTTGAAGCGCATTTAGATGAAATTAACGCCGCGGGTGAAGCTAAAGTAAGCTTAGCTGGTCGTGAGTTTACCATTAAAAAGCAATTTGTAGACGACATAGCCAAATACGATCGTAGCCATATAAGCAAATTAAAACGCGCGCTATTGGTTATGCACTCCCCTGTTGATGCAACAGTGAATATTTCTGAAGCCGAAAAAATTTACGCATCAGCTAAACATCCTAAAAGTTTTATAAGCCTAGATAACGCCGATCACTTATTAAGCAATAAAAATGACGCCGATTACGCAGCGACTATTATTGCTAATTGGGCAAACCGATATGTTAAATATGATAAAGCCGGCTACAGTGCAAAATTAGAAGGTGGAAAAGTCTTAGTAGAAGAAAAAGACCATATTTTTACCCAGCACGTAAGTACAAAAGACCATACCTGGCTAGCCGACGAACCATTAAAGGTAGGCGGCAATAATTTAGGCCCTGATCCATACGATCATATACTCGCGGGTTTAGGCGCATGTACCTCGATGACACTGCGTATGTACGCAACATTAAAAAAACTGCCGCTTGATCATGTAAAAGTAGAGCTTGAACACACGCGTGACTATTACAAAGATTGCGACAACGGTGAATGCACTCAAAACCTTGAAGCCATCACCCGTAAAATTACCCTACGCGGCGATTTAACCGAAGCACAGCGCCAACGCCTGCTAGAAATAGCCGACAAATGCCCCGTGCATAAAACCCTGCATAACAGCCCACTTGTTGTCAGTGAGTTAGTTGAGTAA
- a CDS encoding alpha/beta fold hydrolase domain-containing protein: MHKIIKKLITLSALSLSASLISPFSFAQDDVLVDQSRNRTIPINITLPNNSNKCSAQIKCPVAFINAGYGISHNEYTFASKLFNAKGYLSIAVAHEFKTDPALNRMQPYLTTRMENWHRGVVTLKFLVNQLSEQYPEYDFTKLTLFGHSNGGDISALYASIYPGEVNQVITLDHRRMLIPRNKNTRVLTLRGSDYPADANVLLNGTELKEFPVSQITIEKSRHNDMYDGGPKWLVDRMSKEVGAFLN; the protein is encoded by the coding sequence ATGCATAAAATAATAAAAAAGTTAATAACATTAAGCGCACTTAGCCTAAGCGCGAGTCTAATTTCACCTTTTAGCTTTGCACAAGACGATGTACTAGTAGATCAAAGTCGCAATCGAACCATACCTATCAATATCACACTTCCAAATAACAGTAATAAATGCAGCGCGCAGATAAAGTGCCCTGTAGCTTTTATTAATGCGGGCTACGGCATTAGCCACAATGAGTACACGTTTGCCAGTAAGCTGTTTAATGCAAAAGGTTATTTAAGCATTGCAGTAGCGCATGAATTTAAAACCGACCCTGCGCTTAATCGTATGCAGCCATATTTAACCACCCGCATGGAAAACTGGCACCGCGGTGTAGTAACACTTAAGTTTTTAGTTAATCAGCTAAGTGAGCAATACCCTGAGTATGATTTTACTAAACTTACTTTGTTTGGGCACTCTAACGGCGGTGATATATCAGCTTTATACGCTTCAATTTATCCAGGAGAAGTAAACCAAGTAATTACACTGGATCACCGTCGCATGTTGATCCCACGTAATAAAAATACACGCGTACTGACATTGCGCGGTAGTGATTACCCCGCTGATGCAAACGTGTTATTAAACGGTACAGAGCTTAAAGAGTTTCCTGTTAGCCAAATAACGATAGAAAAATCGCGCCATAATGATATGTACGATGGCGGGCCAAAATGGCTGGTGGATAGAATGAGTAAAGAAGTAGGGGCGTTTTTAAATTAA
- a CDS encoding pentapeptide repeat-containing protein, which yields MLISNNKHYYDQQFSTLQLAEQAIENTEFEECTFIECDLSQAHFKTCRFIQCNFKNCNLSSVKWGYSSLEDVSFSHCKLNSVQWGDADWGALSINAPVSFNSCELSNSSFFELTLKSLKLIHCYAKNVDFRHADLKQSKFTGTDFRDSEFLQTNLTKCDFVGATEFNIDLNNNILAGAKFERFEALNLLTSLDIELCD from the coding sequence GTGTTAATTTCTAACAATAAGCATTATTACGATCAGCAATTTAGTACCTTGCAGTTAGCAGAGCAAGCAATTGAAAATACTGAATTTGAAGAGTGTACGTTTATAGAATGTGATTTATCGCAGGCGCACTTTAAAACGTGCCGATTTATACAGTGCAACTTTAAAAATTGTAATCTGTCGTCAGTCAAGTGGGGGTATAGCTCGCTTGAAGATGTAAGTTTTAGCCATTGTAAGTTAAACAGCGTGCAATGGGGCGATGCAGATTGGGGAGCGCTAAGTATAAATGCGCCAGTGAGCTTTAATAGTTGTGAGCTCAGTAACAGCTCTTTTTTTGAATTAACTTTAAAATCTCTAAAATTAATTCACTGCTATGCAAAAAACGTTGATTTTAGACATGCCGATTTAAAGCAAAGTAAATTTACCGGGACAGATTTTCGCGATAGTGAGTTTCTTCAAACCAATTTAACTAAGTGTGACTTTGTTGGCGCAACTGAGTTTAATATTGATTTAAACAATAATATATTAGCGGGCGCTAAGTTTGAGCGCTTTGAAGCACTTAATTTGCTTACAAGCCTTGATATAGAACTGTGTGACTAA
- the aspS gene encoding aspartate--tRNA ligase: MRSIYCGQLNKTHVDQEVELCGWINKRRDLGGLIFVDLRDREGLVQVVFDSDIEELMSSANTLRQEFCVQLKGIVRARPDSQVNKDMATGEIEILGKELTIINRSEPLPLDFNQVNSEERRLKYRYLDLRRLEMSDRIKLRAKASSFVRRFLDENGFLDIETPVLTKATPEGARDYLVPSRVHKGSFYALPQSPQLFKQLLMMSGFDRYYQIVKCFRDEDLRADRQPEFTQIDLETSFMSSDQVRGMTEKMIREMWQSLLNVDLGDFPIMPYSEAMSLYGSDKPDLRNPMKLVDVADLVKDVEFNVFSGPANDEKGRVAVLTVPGGAKLSRKQLDDYTKFIGIYGAKGMAWMKVNDRDAGAEGVQSPVAKFLNEEVITQLLERTNAQTGDIILFGADKRNVVNEAMGALRLKIGVDLEITNLDSWAPLWVVDFPMFEEDDEGTLHAVHHPFTAPKDISASELEANPAAAISDAYDMVLNGYEVGGGSVRIHNADMQEAAFRILGIDAQEQQDKFGFLLDALKYGTPPHAGLAFGLDRLVMLLCGTDNIRDVIAFPKTTQASCLLTNAPSKANSDSLTELAINVVEKAIPSEE, from the coding sequence ATGCGCTCTATATATTGCGGACAGCTAAATAAAACTCACGTAGATCAAGAAGTTGAACTATGTGGCTGGATCAACAAACGACGTGACCTTGGTGGACTTATCTTTGTCGATTTACGCGATAGAGAAGGTTTAGTACAAGTTGTATTCGATTCTGACATTGAAGAGTTAATGAGCTCTGCTAATACACTTCGTCAAGAATTTTGTGTTCAGTTAAAAGGTATTGTTCGCGCACGTCCAGACAGCCAAGTAAATAAAGACATGGCGACTGGCGAAATCGAAATTTTAGGTAAAGAGCTTACTATTATTAACCGCTCTGAACCGCTGCCACTTGATTTTAACCAAGTAAACTCAGAAGAGCGCCGTTTAAAGTATCGTTACTTAGATTTACGTCGCCTTGAAATGAGCGACCGTATTAAATTACGTGCTAAAGCAAGCAGCTTTGTTCGTCGCTTTTTAGATGAAAACGGCTTTTTAGATATTGAAACACCAGTACTAACTAAAGCAACGCCAGAAGGCGCGCGCGATTATTTAGTACCGAGCCGAGTCCATAAAGGTAGCTTTTACGCTTTACCGCAGTCTCCACAGTTATTTAAGCAATTGTTGATGATGTCGGGTTTTGACCGTTACTACCAAATTGTAAAATGTTTCCGTGATGAAGATTTACGTGCCGATCGCCAACCAGAATTTACTCAAATAGATTTAGAAACCTCGTTCATGAGCTCTGATCAAGTACGTGGTATGACTGAAAAAATGATTCGTGAGATGTGGCAATCATTATTAAACGTTGATTTAGGCGACTTCCCAATTATGCCTTACAGCGAGGCAATGAGCCTTTACGGTTCTGATAAGCCAGATTTACGTAACCCAATGAAATTAGTTGATGTTGCAGATTTAGTAAAAGATGTAGAGTTTAATGTTTTCTCGGGTCCGGCTAACGACGAAAAAGGCCGTGTTGCTGTATTAACAGTACCAGGTGGCGCTAAGCTTTCGCGTAAACAACTTGACGATTACACTAAGTTTATTGGTATTTACGGCGCTAAAGGCATGGCGTGGATGAAAGTAAACGACCGTGATGCAGGCGCTGAAGGCGTTCAATCTCCAGTGGCTAAGTTTTTAAACGAAGAGGTAATTACCCAGTTACTTGAGCGTACTAACGCACAAACTGGCGATATTATTTTATTTGGTGCCGATAAACGTAACGTTGTAAACGAAGCAATGGGCGCGCTTCGCTTGAAGATTGGTGTTGATTTAGAAATCACTAACCTTGATAGCTGGGCTCCGCTTTGGGTTGTTGATTTCCCAATGTTTGAAGAAGATGACGAAGGCACGTTACATGCTGTGCATCATCCATTCACCGCACCAAAAGATATTAGTGCAAGTGAGCTTGAAGCAAACCCAGCAGCAGCTATTTCAGATGCCTACGACATGGTATTAAACGGCTACGAAGTAGGTGGTGGTTCGGTACGTATTCACAATGCAGATATGCAAGAAGCCGCATTTAGAATTTTAGGTATTGATGCACAAGAGCAGCAAGATAAGTTTGGCTTTTTACTTGATGCACTTAAATATGGTACACCGCCGCACGCAGGTTTAGCATTTGGCCTTGACCGCCTAGTAATGCTTTTATGTGGTACAGATAACATTCGTGACGTTATTGCTTTCCCTAAAACAACTCAAGCGTCATGTTTATTAACTAACGCGCCTAGCAAAGCTAATAGCGATTCGCTTACTGAGCTTGCTATTAACGTAGTAGAAAAAGCAATTCCTAGCGAAGAGTAA
- a CDS encoding DUF72 domain-containing protein, with protein MLYIGCPQWSSNAWKGNLFSSHCKNADMLSQYAQHFNSVEGNTSFYADPSPSTVLRWANSVPDDFKFTFKFHRRFSHELKLSNVQTELTDWLTLFAPILEKTGQIMLQLPKAFGPNDLPKLTQFIDLLPKELNYGVEVRHSDFFKKGEAEIALNQLLIANNINRISMDTRALFAVKPTTEALIDAQQKKPHLPVHAIATGSQPMARFVIADLQNDYKSFYKPWLSKVKQWLDEGKTPYVFFHTADNRESPLLARQFCEDLGYNHPVLNPFSGEKEAHQPTLF; from the coding sequence ATGTTATATATTGGATGCCCTCAGTGGTCGAGTAACGCGTGGAAAGGCAATTTATTTTCAAGCCACTGTAAAAACGCCGATATGCTTAGCCAATACGCCCAGCATTTTAATTCAGTTGAAGGCAATACCAGCTTTTATGCCGACCCATCGCCAAGCACCGTATTGCGCTGGGCAAATAGCGTACCCGATGATTTTAAATTTACGTTTAAGTTTCATCGTCGCTTTAGCCACGAGCTAAAGCTTAGTAATGTACAAACAGAGCTTACCGATTGGCTTACGTTATTTGCTCCTATACTTGAAAAAACAGGGCAAATAATGCTGCAATTACCTAAAGCATTTGGCCCAAACGACTTACCGAAGCTTACCCAATTTATTGATTTATTACCTAAAGAGCTAAATTACGGGGTGGAAGTACGCCACAGCGATTTTTTTAAAAAAGGTGAAGCCGAAATTGCCCTAAATCAGCTATTAATAGCAAATAACATAAATCGTATTTCTATGGATACACGGGCGCTTTTTGCAGTTAAGCCAACCACCGAGGCGTTAATAGATGCACAACAAAAAAAGCCGCACTTACCTGTACATGCAATAGCTACTGGCTCACAGCCGATGGCGCGTTTTGTCATAGCCGATTTACAAAACGACTATAAATCCTTTTATAAACCGTGGCTTAGTAAAGTAAAACAATGGCTTGATGAGGGTAAAACGCCGTATGTGTTTTTTCATACCGCCGATAACCGTGAATCCCCATTACTTGCCAGGCAATTTTGTGAAGACCTAGGGTATAATCACCCAGTATTAAACCCATTCAGCGGCGAAAAAGAAGCCCACCAGCCTACGCTTTTTTAA
- a CDS encoding M48 metallopeptidase family protein produces MSEYARYFTGYPANIVDQVLSLIKNKKVSNYLLKKYPQAHTITTDKLLYSYATELKKQYLKNAPPFGRAAFKKQGDMVTNALGTHTYRMQGKTRKHDLAINSDLLRAPEPLLKALVVHELAHFKEKDHNKGFYQLCCHMEPSYHQLELDLRIFCVVVAMGENPY; encoded by the coding sequence ATGAGTGAATACGCACGTTACTTTACCGGCTACCCGGCAAACATTGTTGATCAGGTATTAAGCCTAATTAAAAACAAAAAAGTAAGTAACTACTTACTTAAAAAATACCCGCAAGCGCATACCATAACCACTGATAAACTACTTTATAGCTACGCCACCGAACTTAAAAAACAATATTTAAAAAACGCCCCACCGTTTGGCCGCGCTGCATTTAAAAAACAAGGCGATATGGTCACCAACGCATTGGGTACACACACCTACCGCATGCAAGGTAAAACCCGTAAGCACGATTTAGCGATTAACAGCGATTTATTGCGCGCTCCCGAGCCACTATTAAAAGCGTTAGTGGTTCATGAATTAGCGCATTTTAAAGAAAAAGATCATAACAAAGGCTTTTACCAACTTTGCTGCCACATGGAGCCGAGTTACCACCAATTAGAATTGGATTTACGAATTTTTTGTGTAGTGGTAGCGATGGGAGAGAATCCGTATTGA
- a CDS encoding DUF3334 family protein, producing MSKSKIISTDDILATLCHSVTGVLTSASGNSISYSAMVQKITRTCMRPDIGCFVLFDGGFTGLVVTNFTSQAAMEIYGDYMRNMGMPEEEIAHSHLSDDVSNVLGELMNQIVGDFTSKVREQLHTSITQNQPKMMAINKQVQISVDTTMDRPQARRVTFTTSKQNIFYLELAMDKTEFIKLHDFDIVDAIDPDDIIENEAKQKAEKAKAKSKEAEQDDADDDFMAGLGL from the coding sequence ATGAGCAAAAGTAAGATCATCAGCACCGACGATATTTTAGCAACCCTATGTCATTCGGTAACAGGTGTACTCACATCAGCCAGCGGTAACAGCATTAGTTACTCTGCAATGGTACAAAAAATAACCCGCACTTGCATGCGCCCAGACATAGGCTGCTTTGTGTTATTTGATGGCGGCTTTACAGGTTTAGTCGTTACCAACTTTACCTCACAAGCAGCGATGGAAATATACGGCGACTACATGCGTAACATGGGTATGCCGGAGGAAGAAATTGCCCACAGCCATTTATCAGACGACGTATCTAATGTATTAGGTGAGCTGATGAACCAAATTGTTGGTGACTTTACTTCTAAAGTACGCGAGCAGTTGCATACTTCTATTACGCAAAACCAGCCAAAAATGATGGCGATTAATAAACAAGTGCAAATATCGGTAGATACCACTATGGATCGACCACAAGCACGCCGGGTAACCTTTACAACCAGCAAACAAAATATTTTCTACCTTGAGCTGGCAATGGATAAAACAGAGTTTATTAAACTTCACGACTTTGACATTGTAGATGCAATAGACCCAGACGATATTATTGAAAACGAAGCTAAGCAAAAAGCCGAAAAAGCCAAAGCAAAGTCAAAAGAAGCAGAACAAGATGATGCCGATGATGATTTTATGGCAGGCTTAGGGCTTTAA
- the cmoA gene encoding carboxy-S-adenosyl-L-methionine synthase CmoA — MTTKDSIYASEQQVKDFSFDQNVVEVFPDMIQRSVPGYATIVSTMGKLAGEYAQSNSNLYDLGCSLGAVTLSMRRNIRTDNCHIIAVDNSQAMVERCKMHLQGFKSDVPVTVTLGDINELEIQNASVVAMNFTLQFIPHAQRQAVLEKIYANLKPGGVLLLSEKIKAENEQCDNLLIDLHHDFKRHNGYSELEISQKRTAIENVMRPDTLSTHFNRLSDIGFSQTQVWYQCFNFCSMVAIK; from the coding sequence GTGACCACAAAAGACAGTATTTACGCCTCTGAGCAACAAGTAAAAGATTTTAGCTTCGACCAAAATGTGGTTGAAGTATTTCCTGATATGATCCAGCGCTCTGTGCCTGGTTATGCCACCATTGTAAGCACTATGGGTAAATTAGCAGGCGAATACGCACAAAGTAATTCAAACCTGTACGACTTAGGCTGCTCGCTAGGTGCAGTAACACTAAGTATGCGCCGTAATATTCGCACTGATAACTGCCACATTATTGCTGTTGATAACTCACAGGCCATGGTTGAGCGTTGTAAAATGCATTTACAAGGTTTTAAATCGGACGTACCGGTTACTGTTACCCTTGGCGATATTAACGAGCTTGAAATTCAAAACGCATCGGTTGTGGCAATGAACTTTACGCTGCAATTTATACCCCATGCACAGCGCCAAGCCGTGCTTGAAAAAATATACGCTAACTTAAAGCCCGGTGGCGTGCTGCTACTTAGCGAAAAAATTAAAGCCGAAAACGAGCAATGCGATAACTTATTAATTGATTTGCACCACGACTTTAAACGTCACAATGGCTACTCTGAGCTTGAAATAAGCCAAAAACGCACTGCTATTGAAAACGTAATGCGCCCCGATACACTCAGCACTCACTTTAATCGTTTAAGCGATATTGGCTTTAGCCAAACACAGGTGTGGTATCAATGTTTTAATTTTTGCTCAATGGTAGCAATTAAATAA